A genomic region of Brevibacillus sp. JNUCC-41 contains the following coding sequences:
- a CDS encoding CdaR family protein has translation MDKFTNSAWFMRIVAFALAALLFISINFEMESDKKSLGLSTAPEISTETIENVPVEVYYDRENLVVSGVPETVDVTLKGAKSLLINAKNQRDFKVYVDLSDPAISMGDRTVTFKISDLNEKLVATIDPEYAEVNVQERVTKEFSVEAEYNSSLLEEGYTAGQPTVSPKTVKITGAKDAIEQISYVKANLEISKGLNETVNGKATVKALDRDLNKLDVTIEPSTVSVSLKVSIPSKTVSIAPKQTGKAKDGIRITSMSVDPKEVTLFGSETDLEKIDVVNLPVNISKVDGDTELELDLDKPESVQKMSLGKAKVKIRTEKVDVDEDNAEPVVEEEKPETEQKQEEKVVEEEEKEDEPAAIESKTFNNIQIVPVGIQDDQNAELESDVTSITLLGEADDLKKITKDDINLTVDVSNLDEGTHDVDLAVTVPEGVEWELDSKTISVTITQKDEET, from the coding sequence ATGGATAAATTCACCAATAGCGCTTGGTTTATGAGAATCGTAGCTTTTGCCTTGGCGGCACTTTTATTCATTTCCATTAACTTTGAGATGGAGTCGGATAAGAAATCCCTTGGTTTATCGACTGCCCCTGAAATCAGCACGGAGACCATTGAAAATGTACCGGTCGAAGTGTACTATGACCGTGAGAATCTAGTGGTGAGCGGAGTGCCGGAGACGGTTGATGTTACTCTAAAGGGAGCAAAAAGCTTATTGATCAATGCGAAAAACCAAAGGGACTTTAAAGTGTATGTAGACCTTTCCGATCCTGCAATCTCAATGGGGGACAGAACTGTCACATTTAAAATAAGTGATTTGAATGAAAAGTTAGTGGCTACGATCGATCCGGAATATGCAGAAGTCAACGTTCAGGAACGGGTGACGAAGGAATTCTCCGTTGAAGCCGAGTATAATAGCTCTTTACTTGAAGAGGGATATACCGCTGGCCAGCCAACAGTCAGCCCGAAAACTGTCAAAATAACGGGTGCTAAAGATGCGATTGAACAAATTTCCTATGTAAAGGCAAACCTTGAAATAAGTAAGGGGCTTAATGAAACGGTGAACGGCAAGGCAACAGTAAAAGCCCTGGACAGGGACTTGAATAAGCTGGATGTGACGATCGAGCCATCTACTGTTTCAGTTTCCTTAAAAGTGAGCATTCCTTCCAAGACGGTGTCGATAGCACCGAAGCAAACTGGCAAGGCAAAGGATGGCATCAGGATCACAAGTATGAGTGTCGACCCGAAAGAGGTCACCTTATTTGGTTCGGAAACGGACCTTGAGAAAATAGATGTAGTAAATCTTCCTGTAAATATCTCGAAAGTTGATGGTGATACAGAACTGGAACTCGATCTTGATAAACCGGAAAGTGTACAAAAAATGTCCTTGGGTAAGGCAAAGGTCAAGATTCGTACAGAGAAAGTTGATGTGGATGAAGATAATGCAGAGCCAGTCGTAGAAGAGGAAAAACCAGAAACCGAACAAAAACAAGAAGAAAAAGTAGTCGAAGAAGAAGAGAAAGAAGATGAACCGGCTGCCATAGAGTCTAAAACCTTCAACAATATACAAATAGTGCCTGTGGGCATACAGGATGACCAAAATGCCGAATTGGAATCCGATGTAACCAGCATCACTTTGCTTGGTGAGGCGGATGATTTGAAGAAAATAACTAAAGACGACATTAATCTTACAGTAGATGTGAGTAATTTAGATGAAGGTACGCATGATGTGGATTTGGCGGTAACAGTGCCTGAGGGAGTGGAATGGGAACTGGATTCTAAAACGATTTCGGTCACCATCACACAGAAAGACGAAGAGACATGA
- a CDS encoding anti-sigma factor family protein, with protein MNCHEEIIEYMHDYLDEDIKPEHKEVLREHLHNCAECREYFHEMKKAVALVQSTSHIKAPDDFTAKVMAQLPKETKTTGAKRWFKSHPFMTAAAMFIILMTGSVFSTYNQDEHFSVSKQPNLVVEGETVIVPEGETIKGNVVVQNGNIQIDGEVEGDVTVINGHKYMSKAGNVTGSIHVIDQAFEWMWYKVKDTATSLVPAKEEGKE; from the coding sequence ATGAACTGCCATGAGGAAATCATTGAATATATGCATGATTATTTAGATGAGGACATCAAACCGGAGCATAAAGAAGTTTTACGGGAGCACTTGCATAACTGTGCTGAATGCCGGGAGTACTTTCATGAAATGAAAAAGGCGGTCGCTCTTGTACAAAGCACTTCCCATATAAAGGCCCCGGATGACTTTACAGCAAAGGTTATGGCTCAATTGCCAAAGGAAACGAAAACAACAGGTGCCAAACGTTGGTTCAAAAGCCATCCCTTCATGACAGCGGCAGCGATGTTCATCATATTGATGACAGGATCTGTTTTCTCCACTTATAATCAGGACGAACATTTTTCAGTATCAAAGCAGCCTAACTTAGTGGTTGAAGGTGAAACGGTGATTGTGCCTGAGGGTGAGACAATCAAGGGGAATGTGGTAGTTCAAAATGGTAACATTCAAATAGATGGTGAAGTAGAGGGAGATGTGACAGTCATAAATGGGCATAAATATATGTCAAAAGCAGGGAATGTGACTGGAAGCATCCATGTTATTGACCAAGCTTTTGAGTGGATGTGGTATAAAGTAAAGGATACTGCAACCTCGTTGGTTCCTGCTAAAGAGGAGGGAAAGGAATAA
- a CDS encoding ABC-three component system protein: MDDIKRAVAKLEGDEKATAFLISEEYMLTSKHIFIPNNDFSTYTISFPNNNTEKVYTISDIYYEKDKSINELGNDIAIIKLNEPIYDIQPLELDFSEIKIDDDWQAYGFPGSKRPIGERFIGKVNDLLHNRFDKKFDVNLHCEVPQIIDSYYGVEGASGSPIIRDGKVIAVFSNQSEGAILGAASIKRSEEFLKKYVTNLKKAVLKSIAQIEIEKAMSNTERFIEGFPDELHELLKRELSELEREIIADLEKFNSFLESSKYPLAEKNTRFIGLDSTLEIILMVRCIYGNVHILIKDDFANLQVKTTKSLNMNFVYAQQRNQIMPEILLEMHNGMINKSAAQILIECDKPIPPYPMIFDNCSNSKRHNLCRSCGKQFEFEGILKKYIDTEDDGLIKGIESNNFSLLNKTKIICAECVRKVRDEAESGEDLQRMVVEKIYD, translated from the coding sequence ATGGATGATATAAAAAGAGCTGTAGCAAAATTAGAAGGTGATGAGAAAGCAACTGCGTTCTTAATTTCCGAAGAATATATGCTAACTTCAAAACATATATTTATACCCAATAATGATTTTAGTACTTATACAATTAGTTTTCCTAATAATAATACCGAAAAAGTGTATACCATTAGTGATATATATTACGAAAAAGATAAAAGCATTAATGAATTAGGAAATGATATAGCAATAATTAAATTGAATGAACCTATTTATGATATTCAACCTTTAGAATTAGATTTCTCAGAAATAAAAATTGATGATGATTGGCAAGCTTATGGTTTCCCAGGATCAAAGAGACCTATTGGTGAGCGTTTTATAGGAAAAGTTAATGATTTATTACACAATAGATTTGATAAGAAATTTGATGTGAATTTACACTGTGAAGTGCCTCAAATCATCGATTCATATTATGGAGTTGAGGGAGCATCGGGTTCTCCAATTATACGAGATGGAAAGGTTATAGCTGTATTTTCAAATCAAAGTGAAGGGGCAATATTAGGGGCTGCTAGTATTAAACGCTCAGAAGAGTTTTTAAAAAAATATGTAACTAATTTAAAAAAAGCCGTTTTAAAATCTATTGCCCAAATAGAAATTGAAAAAGCAATGTCTAATACAGAAAGATTTATAGAAGGATTTCCTGATGAATTACATGAGTTACTGAAGAGAGAATTAAGTGAATTAGAAAGAGAAATTATAGCGGATTTAGAAAAGTTCAATTCATTTTTAGAAAGTTCAAAGTATCCTCTTGCTGAGAAAAATACAAGGTTTATTGGTTTAGATTCTACATTAGAAATTATATTAATGGTTAGATGTATTTATGGAAATGTTCATATTTTAATTAAGGATGACTTTGCTAATCTTCAGGTTAAAACAACAAAAAGTCTAAATATGAATTTTGTATATGCGCAACAAAGAAATCAAATTATGCCAGAAATACTATTAGAAATGCATAATGGAATGATAAATAAATCAGCTGCACAAATTCTAATTGAATGTGATAAGCCTATTCCACCTTATCCAATGATTTTTGATAACTGTAGCAATAGTAAAAGACATAATCTATGTAGATCATGTGGAAAACAATTTGAATTTGAAGGAATTTTGAAAAAATATATTGATACTGAAGATGATGGACTTATTAAAGGTATAGAAAGTAATAACTTTTCTTTATTGAATAAAACAAAAATCATTTGTGCTGAATGTGTTAGAAAAGTACGAGATGAAGCTGAATCTGGAGAAGACTTACAAAGAATGGTGGTAGAAAAAATTTATGATTGA
- a CDS encoding MBL fold metallo-hydrolase has product MIIIDELYSITMFEAGNGDSFFVRCEGKYITNILIDFGYSNTYKDHIEKYLKAMAINNEKIDLAIITHYDQDHISGGIRFFEDNGFSDKPNIISVSEVWHNSYRHLNIKESDKELTKEEKEYILENSIVVEQNRNKGANDTSAKQGSRLAANLKYYEYNWNSMFENKAIMYRANNSIILNQEVEVMVLSPTPKEIENLQKVWKKELKKKFPTIELSDDEIFDDAVECISLMKRPKSVPFIKDTSTSINLENLAGREFQEDTDEINASSITCIIKFKEKKILMLGDSVPSTIEAQLKQIYQDSDFPIIFDAIKVSHHGSMKNTSSSLLKLIDAENYFISTNGSGHGHPDIETIAKILTRKNNGIVRKIHFTHKFSKFGFLDSEELKKKYNYELHYKVKSEDTLQIYL; this is encoded by the coding sequence GTGATTATCATAGACGAATTATATAGTATAACTATGTTTGAAGCAGGGAATGGAGATAGTTTTTTTGTAAGATGCGAAGGAAAATATATCACAAATATACTAATAGACTTTGGATATAGTAATACATATAAAGATCATATTGAAAAGTATTTAAAAGCTATGGCTATAAACAATGAAAAAATTGATTTGGCCATCATTACGCACTACGATCAAGATCATATAAGTGGGGGTATTCGTTTTTTTGAAGACAATGGATTTTCAGATAAACCTAATATAATAAGTGTGTCCGAGGTTTGGCATAATAGCTATAGACATCTAAATATAAAAGAAAGTGATAAAGAATTAACAAAAGAAGAAAAAGAGTATATCTTAGAAAATTCGATTGTAGTTGAACAGAACCGTAATAAAGGTGCAAATGATACAAGTGCAAAACAAGGTTCTCGCTTAGCTGCCAATTTAAAATATTATGAATACAATTGGAATTCTATGTTTGAAAACAAAGCTATTATGTATAGAGCAAATAATTCAATCATTTTGAATCAAGAAGTAGAAGTTATGGTATTATCACCAACACCTAAAGAAATAGAAAATCTACAAAAAGTTTGGAAGAAGGAACTGAAAAAAAAGTTTCCTACAATAGAGTTAAGTGATGATGAAATATTTGATGATGCTGTAGAATGTATTTCATTGATGAAACGCCCTAAAAGTGTACCATTTATAAAAGATACATCTACATCAATTAATCTAGAAAATTTAGCGGGACGCGAATTTCAAGAAGACACTGATGAAATTAATGCTAGTTCTATAACTTGTATAATTAAATTTAAAGAAAAGAAGATATTAATGTTAGGAGATTCAGTACCTTCCACTATAGAAGCACAATTAAAGCAAATATATCAAGATAGCGATTTCCCAATAATTTTTGACGCAATTAAAGTTTCTCATCATGGAAGCATGAAAAATACCAGTAGTTCATTATTAAAACTTATAGATGCTGAAAATTATTTTATTTCTACAAATGGAAGTGGACATGGCCATCCAGATATTGAAACAATAGCTAAAATATTAACAAGAAAGAATAATGGTATTGTTAGAAAAATACATTTTACACATAAATTTTCTAAATTTGGCTTCTTAGATAGTGAAGAATTGAAGAAAAAGTATAATTATGAGCTACATTATAAAGTGAAGTCTGAAGATACGTTGCAAATTTATTTGTAA
- the glmS gene encoding glutamine--fructose-6-phosphate transaminase (isomerizing), with protein MCGIVGYIGLNDAKEILLKGLEKLEYRGYDSSGIAVRNEAGVTIFKEKGRIADLRGAVDENTMAHTGIGHTRWATHGVPSRENAHPHQSNSGRLTLVHNGVIENYAILKREYLKDVAFKSETDTEVIVQLIEKFVNEGMEVEEAFRQTLTLLEGSYAIALLDAENDETILVAKNKSPLLIGVGKDFNVVASDAMAMLQVTDQFLELMDKEMVIVTKEKVTIKNLSNEEVMRAPYTAELDASDIEKGTYPHYMLKEVDEQPAVIRKIIQAYQNEEGKLAIDYNITEAVSEADRIYIIACGTSYHAGLIGKQFIEKMTEIPVEVHVASEFTYNMPLLSKKPLFIFISQSGETADSRAVLVSIKALGHKALTITNVPGSTLSREADYTLLLHAGPEIAVASTKAYTAQVAVLSILANVTGQFRNMEYDFDLVKELGIVATAMEALCDSKEEMEDIAREYLSVTRNCFFIGRSLDYYVVLEGALKLKEISYIQAEGFAGGELKHGTIALIEEGTPVIALATQAGVNLSIRGNVKEVVARGANPCIISMKGLEEEDDRFVIPEVNELLTPLISVIPLQLIAYYAALHRECDVDKPRNLAKSVTVE; from the coding sequence ATGTGTGGAATTGTTGGATATATTGGACTTAACGATGCAAAGGAAATTTTATTAAAAGGTCTTGAAAAACTTGAATACCGCGGTTATGACTCTTCAGGAATTGCTGTGAGAAATGAAGCAGGCGTTACAATCTTTAAGGAAAAAGGAAGAATCGCGGACCTACGTGGAGCCGTGGATGAAAATACTATGGCGCATACTGGAATAGGACATACACGCTGGGCCACCCATGGTGTGCCAAGCCGTGAAAATGCCCATCCTCACCAAAGTAATTCAGGTCGATTGACTTTAGTTCATAATGGGGTCATTGAAAACTATGCGATTCTAAAACGTGAATATTTGAAGGATGTTGCCTTTAAAAGTGAAACGGATACAGAAGTCATCGTTCAACTCATCGAGAAGTTCGTAAACGAGGGCATGGAAGTGGAAGAGGCATTCCGTCAAACACTCACTCTATTAGAGGGTTCATATGCGATTGCCCTATTGGATGCTGAAAATGATGAAACCATCTTAGTCGCAAAAAATAAAAGCCCGCTGCTGATCGGTGTCGGAAAAGACTTTAACGTTGTCGCTTCTGATGCAATGGCCATGTTGCAAGTCACAGATCAATTCCTTGAACTGATGGATAAGGAAATGGTTATCGTGACAAAAGAAAAGGTAACGATCAAGAACCTTTCCAACGAAGAAGTCATGCGTGCTCCGTACACTGCTGAACTGGATGCAAGTGATATCGAAAAAGGTACGTATCCGCACTATATGCTTAAAGAAGTCGACGAGCAGCCAGCTGTCATACGTAAAATCATTCAAGCATACCAAAATGAAGAAGGTAAACTTGCAATCGATTATAACATTACTGAAGCCGTAAGTGAGGCTGACCGTATTTATATCATCGCTTGCGGAACCAGCTATCATGCAGGGTTGATTGGTAAGCAATTCATCGAAAAAATGACTGAAATTCCGGTTGAGGTCCATGTGGCATCTGAATTCACTTACAATATGCCGTTATTATCGAAAAAACCGTTATTCATCTTCATTTCACAAAGTGGTGAAACTGCAGATAGCCGTGCCGTGTTAGTGTCCATCAAAGCGCTTGGTCATAAAGCCCTGACCATCACGAACGTACCTGGCTCTACATTGTCACGTGAAGCGGATTATACGCTCTTGCTGCATGCTGGCCCTGAAATTGCCGTAGCCTCGACTAAGGCTTATACAGCTCAAGTGGCAGTCCTATCGATCTTAGCGAATGTAACTGGCCAATTCCGTAACATGGAGTATGATTTCGACCTTGTAAAAGAGCTTGGAATCGTTGCGACAGCAATGGAAGCCCTATGTGATTCGAAAGAAGAGATGGAAGACATTGCCCGTGAATACTTGTCCGTTACGAGAAACTGCTTCTTCATTGGCCGTTCCCTTGACTACTATGTTGTGCTTGAAGGGGCCCTTAAGCTGAAGGAGATTTCTTACATCCAGGCGGAAGGCTTTGCTGGCGGAGAGCTGAAGCATGGAACGATCGCCTTGATTGAAGAAGGTACACCTGTCATAGCCCTTGCTACGCAAGCAGGCGTCAACCTAAGCATCCGTGGTAATGTAAAGGAAGTGGTTGCCCGTGGCGCAAACCCTTGCATCATTTCCATGAAGGGGCTTGAAGAAGAGGATGACCGTTTCGTCATCCCGGAAGTGAATGAACTATTAACACCCCTTATCTCTGTTATCCCGCTGCAGCTCATTGCTTACTACGCAGCCTTGCACCGTGAATGTGACGTGGATAAACCACGTAATCTTGCGAAAAGTGTAACGGTTGAGTAA
- the glmM gene encoding phosphoglucosamine mutase gives MGKYFGTDGVRGIANSELTPELAFKLGRFGGYVLTRNTEKPKVLIGRDTRISGEMLEGALVAGLLSIGAEVMRLGVISTPGVAYLTKALSAEAGVMISASHNPVADNGIKFFGPDGFKLSDDQEAEIETLLDKEKDELPRPVGGDLGHLNDYFEGGQKYLQYLKQSVDEDFTGIHVALDCAHGATSALAMHLFADLDADISTMGASPNGLNINDKVGSTHPEALAEFLKEKGADVGLAFDGDGDRVIAIDEKGNIVDGDQIMYICAKYLKENNRLKQGTVVSTIMSNLGFYKGLEEHGIQSAQTAVGDRYVVEEMRKGGYNLGGEQSGHIIFLDYNTTGDGLLTGLQLVNIMSDTQKTLSELAGEMKKYPQTLINVRVTDKHAVTDNEKVQEVIKAVEAEMNGNGRILVRPSGTEPLVRVMAEAPTAEECTNYVERIVAVVKAEMGMNE, from the coding sequence ATGGGTAAATATTTTGGAACAGACGGAGTCAGGGGTATAGCGAATAGCGAATTAACACCGGAGTTGGCATTTAAACTAGGCCGTTTTGGTGGCTACGTGCTTACTAGAAATACAGAAAAACCCAAAGTGCTGATAGGACGCGATACTCGAATTTCAGGTGAAATGCTGGAAGGTGCGCTTGTTGCCGGTCTTTTATCCATTGGAGCTGAAGTGATGCGCCTGGGTGTCATTTCGACACCGGGAGTTGCCTATTTAACAAAGGCCTTAAGTGCTGAAGCAGGTGTCATGATTTCCGCTTCTCATAATCCGGTAGCGGATAATGGGATTAAATTCTTTGGACCGGATGGGTTTAAGTTATCCGATGATCAAGAAGCGGAAATTGAAACACTATTAGATAAGGAAAAGGATGAACTTCCACGCCCTGTAGGCGGGGATTTAGGCCATTTGAACGATTATTTCGAAGGAGGGCAAAAGTATCTCCAGTACTTGAAACAATCAGTGGATGAAGATTTTACAGGCATTCATGTTGCTCTTGATTGTGCACATGGGGCGACATCTGCCTTGGCCATGCATTTGTTTGCAGATCTTGATGCAGACATCTCTACGATGGGAGCATCGCCCAATGGCTTGAACATTAATGATAAGGTAGGTTCCACCCACCCTGAGGCACTTGCTGAATTCTTAAAAGAAAAAGGTGCGGATGTCGGACTTGCATTCGATGGTGACGGAGACCGAGTCATTGCGATAGATGAAAAAGGGAATATAGTGGACGGCGACCAAATCATGTATATCTGTGCGAAATACTTAAAAGAAAATAACCGTCTGAAACAGGGAACAGTGGTTTCTACGATCATGAGCAACCTTGGTTTTTATAAAGGTCTTGAAGAGCATGGTATACAAAGCGCCCAGACGGCAGTGGGGGATCGCTATGTGGTCGAGGAGATGCGAAAAGGCGGCTATAACCTTGGCGGCGAACAATCCGGACATATCATCTTCCTGGATTATAACACGACAGGCGACGGCTTATTGACGGGCCTGCAGCTTGTGAACATCATGAGTGACACCCAAAAAACCTTATCGGAGCTCGCTGGCGAGATGAAGAAATATCCACAAACGCTGATCAATGTCAGAGTTACCGATAAACATGCTGTAACCGATAATGAAAAGGTACAGGAAGTCATCAAGGCAGTCGAAGCGGAAATGAACGGGAACGGTCGTATTTTGGTGAGACCATCCGGTACTGAACCGCTAGTCCGTGTAATGGCTGAAGCACCGACAGCTGAGGAATGCACTAATTATGTAGAGCGCATCGTCGCAGTGGTAAAAGCGGAAATGGGTATGAATGAATAA
- the rocF gene encoding arginase, protein MSIQKISVIGLPMDLGQARRGVDMGPSAIRCAEIIERLEKLNIEVEDLGDIIVGRPENADEPGTNLKNLQLVAKGNSLLATKVDEIIEGGSFPLVLGGDHSIAIGTLAGVAKHYENVGVIWYDAHGDLNTEDTSPSGNIHGMPLAVSIGLGHPDLINIHGFAPKVKPENIVIIGARSLDEGEKELIREKGIKVYTMHEIDRMGMTRVMEECIDYLRERTDGVHLSLDLDGVDPTDAPGVGTPVIGGISYRESHLAMELLAESNLITSAEFVEVNPILDERNKTAIVAVALMGSLFGEKLL, encoded by the coding sequence ATGTCTATTCAGAAAATTTCCGTCATCGGACTGCCTATGGACCTTGGTCAAGCAAGGCGTGGGGTGGATATGGGACCTAGTGCCATTCGCTGCGCAGAGATTATCGAGCGTCTTGAAAAGTTGAATATAGAAGTGGAGGATTTAGGAGATATCATTGTAGGGCGTCCTGAAAACGCAGATGAGCCTGGGACAAATCTAAAAAACCTACAGCTTGTAGCGAAGGGTAACTCCCTGTTAGCAACAAAAGTTGATGAAATAATAGAAGGGGGTTCCTTTCCGCTTGTATTGGGAGGAGACCATTCCATAGCTATAGGTACACTGGCAGGAGTCGCAAAGCACTATGAAAATGTGGGTGTGATTTGGTACGACGCACATGGGGATCTAAATACGGAGGATACTTCACCATCAGGGAATATACACGGTATGCCCCTAGCTGTCAGTATTGGGCTTGGACATCCGGACCTAATCAATATCCATGGTTTTGCTCCAAAAGTGAAACCGGAAAACATCGTAATAATTGGAGCAAGGTCATTGGATGAAGGCGAAAAAGAACTTATCCGTGAGAAAGGGATTAAAGTATACACGATGCATGAGATCGACCGCATGGGAATGACACGGGTGATGGAGGAATGCATTGATTATTTAAGGGAAAGAACGGATGGCGTCCACCTGTCATTGGATTTGGATGGAGTTGACCCTACAGATGCACCCGGAGTGGGGACACCGGTGATTGGTGGTATAAGTTATCGGGAAAGTCATTTGGCCATGGAATTGCTTGCGGAATCCAACTTGATTACATCAGCTGAATTCGTTGAAGTGAATCCAATTTTAGATGAGCGGAATAAGACGGCGATCGTTGCCGTGGCCCTAATGGGTTCGCTATTTGGAGAAAAATTATTATAA
- a CDS encoding aspartyl-phosphate phosphatase Spo0E family protein, which produces MTAEQILVHIEQYRQKMMFLASRSSMVDNEVVEVSSKLDSLIIQYIHLTKNGDLNNRSALK; this is translated from the coding sequence ATGACTGCAGAACAAATTTTAGTCCATATTGAACAATACAGACAGAAAATGATGTTTTTGGCTTCCCGTTCTTCGATGGTGGATAATGAAGTTGTTGAAGTTAGCAGTAAACTGGATTCTTTAATCATCCAATACATCCATTTAACTAAAAATGGAGATCTCAATAACAGAAGTGCCCTCAAGTGA
- the sigW gene encoding RNA polymerase sigma factor SigW has translation MDALIKERINQVLKGDHNAFGEIVEIYKDKVFQICFRMLGNRQEAEDLAQEAFVRAYVNIRSFNIQMKFSTWLYRIATNLCIDRLRKKKPDYYLDAEVAGTEGLNMYSQIASDMAKPEEEVESLELQETIQVEIMKLPEKYRSVIVLKYIEELSLKEISEILDLPVGTVKTRIHRGREALRKQLRHL, from the coding sequence ATGGATGCACTCATTAAAGAGAGAATTAATCAAGTATTAAAGGGAGACCATAATGCATTTGGAGAAATTGTCGAAATATACAAGGACAAAGTGTTCCAAATATGTTTCAGGATGCTCGGAAACAGGCAAGAAGCAGAAGATTTGGCACAAGAGGCCTTTGTAAGGGCCTACGTGAATATTCGAAGTTTCAATATACAAATGAAATTTTCTACATGGTTATACCGGATTGCGACCAATCTTTGCATTGACCGGCTTCGCAAGAAAAAACCGGATTACTATTTAGATGCAGAGGTGGCAGGAACAGAGGGATTGAATATGTATTCCCAAATTGCATCGGATATGGCGAAACCCGAGGAAGAGGTTGAATCTTTAGAACTACAGGAAACCATTCAAGTGGAAATAATGAAATTGCCCGAGAAATACCGGTCGGTAATCGTATTGAAGTATATTGAAGAGTTATCCCTAAAGGAAATCAGTGAAATACTCGATTTGCCTGTCGGTACGGTCAAGACGAGGATACATCGTGGTCGGGAAGCCTTGCGTAAACAACTACGCCATTTATAA
- the cdaA gene encoding diadenylate cyclase CdaA, whose amino-acid sequence MSLTNLTVWDYVVNFIDILLVWFVIYKLLTIIRGTKAIQLLKGIFVIVIVKSLSNLFGFNTLGWLMAQVMNWGVLAILVIFQPELRRALEQLGRGKLFARGTVPEENQQERLVEEILKASTYMAKRRIGALITIEKGTELGDYVETGIPLKSYISSELLINIFIPNTPLHDGAVILQNNQVAAAACYLPLSESPFISKELGTRHRAAIGMSEVTDSLTIVVSEETGGISVTKNGELYRDLNQESFRAMLTSELVVENIKSTSSSIFNWRGKKNG is encoded by the coding sequence ATGTCTTTAACCAACTTGACTGTTTGGGACTATGTAGTAAATTTCATTGATATTCTCCTTGTATGGTTTGTGATATATAAATTGTTAACTATTATTCGGGGTACAAAGGCTATTCAGCTGCTAAAAGGAATTTTTGTAATTGTCATTGTAAAAAGCTTAAGCAACCTGTTTGGTTTCAATACACTCGGATGGTTAATGGCACAAGTCATGAATTGGGGAGTATTGGCGATTCTCGTCATTTTTCAACCTGAACTGAGAAGAGCACTTGAACAATTAGGACGCGGGAAGCTCTTTGCAAGGGGCACCGTTCCGGAAGAGAATCAGCAAGAGCGTTTAGTCGAAGAAATCCTAAAGGCGTCCACCTATATGGCAAAAAGGCGGATCGGAGCCTTGATTACTATAGAAAAAGGTACGGAGCTAGGGGATTATGTTGAAACGGGGATACCTCTAAAATCCTATATTTCTTCAGAACTGCTCATTAATATCTTCATCCCTAATACGCCGCTCCATGATGGCGCAGTTATTTTGCAAAATAACCAGGTGGCAGCTGCAGCTTGCTATTTGCCATTATCAGAGAGTCCATTCATATCAAAGGAACTTGGAACGCGGCATAGGGCAGCCATAGGCATGAGTGAAGTTACGGATAGTCTTACGATTGTCGTTTCAGAGGAAACGGGAGGGATATCCGTCACTAAAAACGGGGAACTTTACCGCGATTTGAATCAAGAATCATTTAGGGCCATGCTTACAAGTGAACTGGTAGTGGAAAACATCAAATCAACTTCCTCAAGCATCTTTAACTGGAGGGGGAAAAAGAATGGATAA